One Ctenopharyngodon idella isolate HZGC_01 chromosome 9, HZGC01, whole genome shotgun sequence DNA window includes the following coding sequences:
- the gdap2 gene encoding ganglioside-induced differentiation-associated protein 2 has product MDPLGARSQFLEVQSLHTWDQLQGVHDEVDGENHLRKEKDKLTNHVNSLTSPFPFRQDINSKIVLFNGDVALLNCTAIVNTSNETLTDKNPVSDSIHRYAGPELRDELLKLKGCRTGEAKMTEGFNLAARFIVHTVGPKYKAKYRTAAESSLYSCYRNVMQLAKEHAMVSVGFCVVSTVKRAYPLEDATHIALRTVRRFLENHGENIETVVFAVSDVEEPVYRKLMPLYYPRSKKEERISLPLLPADIGNSEGEPVVPERQIRIAEKPGNLEDDSGDDSLESDLGLVGSHAFARMEGDVDKQRKLILQGQISEAAQQKQHQRNYNRWLCKARAEDLSDIAALKALYQTGVDMCGRTVMVVVGRNIPVTLIDMEKALLYFIHVMDHITVKEYVMVYFHTLTSEHNHLDTDFLKKLYDIVDAKFKKNLRAFYFVHPTFRSKVSTWFFTTFSVSGLKEKVHHIENLQQLFTCILPEQIDIPPFVLEYDTRVNSPYYMAQPSGL; this is encoded by the exons ATGGATCCCTTGGGAGCTCGTTCCCAGTTTTTGGAGGTCCAAAGCCTCCACACGTGGGACCAGCTTCAGGGAGTCCACGATGAGGTGGATGGAGAAAACCACTTAAGGAAGGAGAAAGACAAGCTGACAAATCATGTCAACTCCTTAACGTCCCCTTTCCCCTTCAGACAAGACATCAACAGCAAGATTGTACTATT TAATGGAGATGTGGCACTTTTAAACTGCACTGCAATCGTCAATACAAGCAATGAGACCCTAACAGACAAGAACCCCGTATCAGACAGTATCCACAGATATGCCGGACCTGAACTACGGGATGAACTACTCAAACTGAAAG GATGTCGAACCGGTGAGGCAAAAATGACAGAGGGTTTCAACTTGGCTGCACGCTTTATCGTTCATACAGTTGGACCCAAATATAAAGCCAAGTACCGGACAGCTGCAGAGAGTTCTCTATACAGCTGCTACAGAAACGTCATGCAGCTTGCCAA GGAACATGCCATGGTTTCTGTGGGTTTTTGTGTGGTCAGCACAGTCAAAAGGGCGTATCCACTGGAGGACGCCACACATATAGCATTaa GGACTGTTCGTAGATTTCTGGAGAACCATGGTGAAAACATTGAGACGGTGGTGTTTGCTGTTTCGGATGTTGAGGAG CCAGTGTACAGGAAGTTAATGCCGTTGTATTACCCACGTTCAAAAAAAGAGGAGAGAATCAGTCTGCCTCTCCTCCCTGCCGACATTGGCAATTCTGAGGGGGAGCCCGTGGTCCCAGAGAGACAGATCCGCATTGCTGAAAAGCCAGGAAATCTAGAGG ATGACTCCGGGGATGATTCACTAGAATCCGACCTGGGGCTGGTGGGAAGTCATGCGTTTGCTCGTATGGAAGGGGATGTGGATAAGCAGCGTAAACTCATCCTTCAGGGCCAAATTTCAGAAGCAGCCCAGCAGAAACAGCACCAAAGAAA CTATAACCGCTGGCTTTGCAAAGCTCGTGCAGAGGACCTCTCAGACATAGCAGCGTTAAAGGCGCTATATCAGACTG gTGTTGATATGTGTGGTAGGACGGTCATGGTTGTTGTCGGCAGGAATATTCCAGTTACACTTATTGATATGGAGAAG gCTTTGCTGTATTTCATCCATGTGATGGACCATATCACAGTGAAGGAGTATGTGATGGTGTATTTCCACACACTCACCAGTGAACACAACCACCTGGACACGGACTTTCTGAAGAAGCTCTATGACATTGTGGATGCCAA GTTTAAGAAAAACCTGAGGGCTTTCTACTTCGTTCACCCGACGTTCCGCTCCAAG GTCTCTACATGGTTCTTCACAACATTTAGTGTATCAGGCCTTAAAGAGAAAGTCCATCACATAGAGAACCTGCAGCAGCTCTTCACCTGCATCCTGCCTGAGCAGATCGACATCCCTCCTTTTGTCCTGGAGTATGACACACGG
- the wdr3 gene encoding WD repeat-containing protein 3, with translation MGLTKQYLRYVASAVFGVIGSQKANLVFVTLKGGEKGRYVAVGACEHVFIWDVRKAEKVLILEGKKHEVTYLCPSPDGVHIAVGYEDGGVRIFNLLNGESNISFSGHKSAVSVIRYDALGARLVTGSRDTDVIMWDIINECGLYRLKGHKDEVTQVLFLENKNLLITSSKDSFVKWWDLGTQHCFKTMVGHRSEVWGMVLLNQENRLLTGSADSELRAWDIQYIEEGKEVGEPQEKKVRTLLKDEEEDKEGLDEEPEERILSCKKAGSVLREARDRVVSLVTDAKAKVLACHGLDATLEVFTVLSEEEVQKKMDKKLKRAKKKAKSQEGGEDVPEPVVERKLSDEIQKLANIKASSKIRSMDCLMAPNGEMKLALLLQNNTVETYTLKTTEKITTGTKTSRLTLSGHRTDVRTLAFSSDNIAILSASGETVKLWNRSTLQVIRTMGCEYALCSLFVPGDRQIILGTKSGKIQIFDLASGSLLETTDAHDGALWSMCLSPDQRGIVTGGADKTVKFWDFELIKDQDSGKNKRLTVKHTRTLQLDEDVLCVRYSPDQRLLAVSLLDCTVKIFYTDTLKFFLSLYGHKLPVLCLDISHDSALIATGSADRNVKIWGLDFGDCHRSMFAHDDSVMFLQFVPKTHLFFTAGKDRRIKQWDADKFEHIQTLEGHHREVWCLAISPNGDHIVSSSHDKSLRLWERTREPIILEEEKEMEREAEFEESLAKGDEPVVPGETKGEAEHAGKKTIETVKAAERIMEAIELYREESKKLEEHRATCEAAGKELPPPKMNPILVAFGNISPSRYVLEVMKKVRSSELEVSLLVLPFPYVPDLLQLFNGYVQQGLEVELVCRCLFFLLRVHFGQITSNQMLLSVIDELRTNTISKVREIRDVLGFNSAGLQFLQREIESKEDVMFFADATDRFEEKKRKRRKRERAVLTIA, from the exons ATGGGTTTAACTAAGCAGTACCTGCGCTATGTGGCGAGTGCTGTATTCGGGGTGATCGGCAGTCAGAAGGCCAACCTCGTGTTTGTGACCCTCAAGGGTGGTGAGAAGGGTCGATATGTTGCTGTTGGAGCCTGTGAACATGTCTTCATATGGGATGTCCGCAAAGCTGAGAAG GTTCTTATACTTGAAGGTAAAAAGCATGAGGTGACGTACTTGTGTCCCTCTCCTGATGGTGTCCACATAGCAGTGGGTTATGAGGATGGAGGTGTGCGCATCTTTAACCTGCTGAACGGTGAAAGCAACATCTCCTTTAGTGGACACAAATCAGCTGTCTCAGTCATTAGATATGATGCACTGGGCGCTCGTCTTGTCACCGGCTCAAGA GACACAGATGTGATTATGTGGGATATCATCAATGAGTGCGGTCTGTACAGACTCAAAGGACACAAAGATGAAGTCACACAAGTTTTGTTCTTGGAGAACAAAAACCTGCTGATTACAAG CTCCAAGGACAGCTTTGTAAAGTGGTGGGACTTgggcacacagcattgtttcaaGACCATGGTGGGACATCGCAGTGAG GTATGGGGAATGGTCCTGTTGAACCAGGAAAATAGGTTGCTTACAGGGTCTGCTGACAGTGAGCTCAGAGCCTGGGACATTCAGTACATCGAGGAG GGTAAAGAAGTTGGGGAACCACAGGAAAAGAAAGTCAGAACTCTTCTTAAGGATGAGGAGGAAGATAAGGAAGGACTTGATGAAGAGCCAGAAGAA CGGATACTCAGCTGTAAGAAAGCCGGTTCTGTTCTGAGGGAAGCCAGAGATAGGGTTGTATCCTTGGTTACAGATGCCAAGGCTAAAGTGCTAGCATGCCAT GGCCTGGATGCTACGCTTGAAGTCTTTACTGTACTATCAGAGGAGGAGGTCCAgaaaaaaatggacaaaaaactAAAGAGAGCCAAGAAAAAAGCAAA GTCTCAAGAAGGAGGAGAGGATGTACCTGAGCCTGTAGTGGAAAGAAAGTTGAGTGATGAAATCCAAAAACTGGCAAATATAAAAGCGTCATCCAAGATCAG ATCAATGGACTGCCTTATGGCTCCTAATGGAGAGATGAAGCTTGCTCTTCTTCTGCAGAATAACACAGTGGAGACTTATACACTGAAGACCACAGAGAAAATAACTACAGGCACTAAAACCTCTCGGCTCACACTGAGTGGTCATCGTACAGATGTCAGAACGCTGGCCTTCAGCTCAGATAACATAGCCATCCTCTCCGCCTCTGGAGAGACCGTCAAGTTGTGGAACAG GTCCACCTTGCAGGTCATTCGTACCATGGGATGTGAATATGCTCTTTGCTCATTATTTGTTCCTGGAGACAGACAGATTATCTTAGGAACGAAG AGTGGGAAGATTCAAATTTTTGACCTGGCTTCAGGAAGCCTTCTAGAGACGACTGATGCACATGATGGAGCTCTTTGGTCCATGTGTCTCTCTCCAGACCAG AGAGGGATTGTAACTGGGGGTGCTGACAAGACTGTGAAATTCTGGGACTTTGAGCTCATAAAGGATCAGGACTCTGGAAAGAACAA GAGACTGACGGTAAAGCATACACGCACCCTGCAGTTAGATGAGGATGTGTTGTGTGTGCGCTACAGTCCTGACCAGAGACTGCTGGCTGTCTCTCTTCTCGACTGTACGGTCAAGATCTTTTACACAGACACACTAAAG TTCTTCTTGTCGCTGTATGGACACAAGCTGCCCGTTCTGTGCCTGGACATTTCACAT GACAGCGCTTTAATAGCTACAGGATCAGCAGACAGAAACGTGAAGATATGGGGTTTGGATTTCGGAGACTGTCATCGCTCTATGTTTGCACATGACGACAG TGTCATGTTTCTTCAGTTTGTCCCTAAAACCCATCTGTTCTTCACCGCGGGAAAGGACAGAAGGATCAAGCAATGGGACGCTGACAAGTTTGAGCACATCCAGACATTGGAG GGTCATCATCGTGAGGTCTGGTGCTTGGCCATCAGCCCCAATGGAGACCACATTGTCTCTTCCTCTCATGATAAGTCTCTCAGGCTGTGGGAGAGAACGAGGGAGCCCATCATCCTGGAGGAGGAGAAGGAAATG GAAAGGGAAGCAGAATTTGAGGAGTCGTTGGCTAAAGGCGATGAACCCGTG GTTCCTGGAGAGACTAAAGGAGAGGCAGAGCATGCTGGGAAGAAGACCATTGAGACCGTGAAAGCT GCCGAGCGAATAATGGAGGCCATTGAGCTCTATAGAGAGGAAAGTAAAAAGCTGGAGGAGCACAGAGCCACTTGTGAAGCAGCAGGGAAGGAG TTACCACCCCCTAAAATGAACCCCATCCTTGTGGCTTTTGGAAATATCTCT CCCTCTCGATATGTTCTGGAAGTGATGAAGAAGGTTCGGTCCAG TGAGCTAGAGGTGTCTCTGCTGGTGCTGCCGTTCCCCTATGTCCCGGATCTGCTGCAGCTCTTCAATGGTTACGTACAGCAGGGCCTGGAGGTGGAGCTAGTGTGCCGCTGCCTCTTCTTCCTGCTCAG AGTCCATTTTGGTCAAATCACCAGTAATCAGATGCTGCTGTCAGTCATCGATGAGTTACGGACCAACACGATCTCTAAAGTGCGAGAGATCAGG GATGTCCTGGGTTTCAACAGCGCCGGTCTTCAGTTCCTGCAGCGTGAGATCGAGAGCAAAGAGGACGTTATGTTCTTTGCTGATGCCACAGACCGTTTtgaagagaagaagagaaagagGAGGAAACGTGAAAGAGCCGTGCTTACAATCGCATGA